The Borrelia hispanica CRI genomic interval GGAGGTGGAGCTCTTCTTAAAGGACTTAGTAGGCTTTTATCAAAGGAAACAGGGGTTCCAGTTTATGTTGCGGATAATCCTCTTTTATCTGTAGCTGTTGGAGCTGGTCTATTTTATGATTATGCTAATAGAATAGATATTAGTAAAAATATATATAGTTTTATTAATGAATGAATATGAAGTTTCTTGTTAATTTCAGGGATTTTATTAAGGTAATAACTGTATTAATATTTGCTACTATTCTTATGTTTTATGACACAAATGGTTCTAGGGTGAAGAAAAGAGATGATTTTTTTATTTTTACTTTAAATTCATATATTCAAAGGAATATGTATGAATTTTTTAATTTTGTCTCTAGTATTTTTAAAGCAATAAATGAATATAAAGATTATGGTGAGACAATAGAAGCTTATAAAAAGCGAATACAACAACTTGAGATAGTTATTCAGAATGTTCAGGTCTTAAGACAAGAAAATTCTAGACTTAAAGAACAACTTGAATTTTATTCTGAACATTCTAATGATTTTATTTCAGCCGAGATAATTTATCTAAATTATGCAAATATTTCATCTTTAATGGCAATTAATAAAGGTTATAATGATGGCGTTCAAAAAGATATGATAGCTGTTGCTTATCAAGATGGATTTAGTGGTCTTGTTGGTAAAGTTGTTAAAGTTTATGCAAATACTTCAAGAATCTTACCTTTAACCAGTTATGAAAATTTTGTTTCTGCTAGAATTCAAAATAGTAAATTTATAGGTCTTGTTGAAGGTAAGGGATATGGTGAGGTGCTTGAGATGAATTATGTTAATAAATTGGCTGAAAATTTTTTAAAGGTTGGGGATTCTGTTGTTACAGCTGGTTTTAGTGATTACCCTGGTGGCATTTATATAGGTAGGATTACTCATTTTGATGTTCTTGAATATAATTCGCTTTTAAGTATTAAAATTGAACCCATAATAATTTTAGATAAATTAGAATATGTGTTTTTGATTAAGGGTGATGAGAGGATGAAAAATTGATATCTTTTATATTGTATTATATTATTAGTGTACTTTTGGGACAAGTTTTTCAGTATTATTGTGATATAGGTTTTTCTTTTTCAGTAGATATATTTTTAATCATTTTAATTTTTAATTCTTTAAATTTTGCTTTTAATGTAGGTTTGATTTCAAGTATTTTACATGGTTTTATTATGGAATATTTTAATGGATTGCCACTTGGTTTTTTTGTATTTTGTTATGTTTTAGTATTTTATCTTCTCTATAAAATCAAGATAGTTGTTCCAAAGAGTATGTTTAGTGTAACAATGTTTTTTATTTTTTCAAAATTTATTATTTGGTTTGTAGCAATGATTTTTGCAGATTTTATTGATCTTAAAGGCTTTAATTATTCAATATTTGATCTAAATCTTATTATCAATATAGTATTTTTAAATTTTTTGTATCCAATTTTAAATTATTTCACAAGGAGCTTTTATACTATTAGGGAGGAATATTAATTAAAATGAAACTTGTTTCGGGTAGCAGATATAGGTTTGGAATGTTTCTTCTATCTTTCGTTTTTTTTTCTTACCTTTTTACTTTATTTAAGATGCAGATTGGAAAACATTTGTTTTATGATAGGGAAGCAACAGTTCTTTTATCTAGGGTTGAAAAGGTTAGTGCTTCAAGAGGTGAAATCTTAGATTCAAATTTTAATGTTCTTGCCAATAATCTTACCGTTTTTGTTTTAAAGATTAGCTTGGAACAATATTATGGTATGTCTGTTAAAGATAGAGATGAAATGTTAAATTTTTTGTCAGATATTTTAGGTATTGAGAAGGAACCTATTCTTTCTAAAATTGAAGCTACTCGAGGGTATTTAAAGGATGTAGAAATAATTGAACTTAATCCAGAAATGTTATTTAGAATTGCTGAGAAGAGAAGTTATTATCCTGCTCTTTTGTGGACATATTCATTTAAAAGGAATTATTTGGTAGATGATTCTTATTCTCATCCTATTGGATATGTTGGCAAAATTAATCAAAGAGAATTACGTGCTTTTTATAATGTTAAAGGATATGATAACAATTCTACAATAGGGAAATTAGGAGTTGAGCAAATTTATGATAGTTATATTAGAGGAAAAGAAGGGTTAATTAAATATAGAGTAGATTCTAGAGAAAGGAAAATAGATAGTGGTTCTATTATCGAACATATGATACCTGGTCATAATATTGTTTTAAATATTAATAAAGATATTCAGATACTTGCTAAGAATACTTTAGGTAAGAGATATGGAACTGTAGTTGTATTAAAACCCTCAACAGGAGGTGTTATGGCATTGCATAATTATCCTTATTATTCAATGAATGATGTTTATAATAAACATTCTAGAGAAGATTATTCGTTTTTAAATAGAGCAATCCAGTCGGTTTATCCACCCGCATCTATTTTTAAGTTGGTTATGGCTACGGCTTTGTTAGAAGAACAAGTTTTGGATAAAAATAAAAAACTCCATTGTCAGGGCTATTTTAGGGTAGGAAATAGAATATTTCATTGTTGGAATCGTGTTGGACATGGTTATGTTGATTTAGAGCATGCTGTTGCTCATTCATGTAATGTTTATTTTTATATGGTGGGACTTAAATATCTTGGTGTTGAGAGAATAGTGAAATATGCAAAAGAATATGGTTTTGGAGAAAAAACAGGGATTGATTTACCAAATGAAGTGTCTGGGCTTCTTCCAAGTCCAGAGTGGAAAGAGAAAACTTTCAGTCAACCTTGGGTAGGAGGTGATACTGTTAATTTTTCAATAGGTCAAGGCTTTTTAAATGCTACTCCTATTCAGATTGTCAATATGGTGGCTATGATTGCCAATGAAGGTGTTATTTATAAGCCAAGAATTGTTAGTAAAATTTTAAATGGTAATACTAATGAAGTCATTCTTGAAAATGTTCCTGAACTTCTTAGAAAAACAAATATTATTAGTAAACGTACTTTTAGACTTTTGAAAAAATATATGAGACATGTTGTAACTTATGGTACTGCTAAAAATTCGGTTCTAACAAAAGCTGTTGAGGTTATAGGCAAGACAGGTACGGGACAAACGGGTGTTATTGGAGTTGAAAATAGTTCTTTTGTTGGTCTTGCTCCTTATAATGAAGTATCTAGTAAACAAATTATTATTTTTAGTTTTGTTGAGGGAAGAAGTAATGCAGGTATGTGGCCTGCTAAATCTGTAGATTTAATGATGCAAGGAATTTTTGCTAAACAGAGTTATGAAGATATTCTTAGAGAATATAAACCATGGTATATTAGGTAAAATATGGCTGTTTTTAGAAAAAGTTATGATAGTTTGACATTATTTAGTTTAGCAATGATATCTTTTATTGGGGTTTTGCTTATATATTCTAGTGATTATACTTCTAATGGTTCTTTAATGAAAATAGAGTATATTAAACAGATTATATGGGTTATTGGTGGATTTTTTGTAATTTTTGTAGTAGGAAGGTATGATCTTAAGATCATACATGGTATGGTTTATCCTTTATATTTTTTGTTAGTTGTTTCTTTGATTTTTACTGCTATTTTTGGTATTACTGTTAATGGAGCTAAATCTTGGATTGGAATTTGGAAATTAGGTGGACAACCCTCAGAATTTGGGAAAATTATTGTTATTTTAACTCTTGCCAAATTTTATAGTAGTAAAAATGAATATCATAATTTCTTTGCTTTTGTTTTTGCATTTATGATACTTTTACCCGTTATTTTATTTGTATTTTTGCAGCCTGATTTTGGTACAGCTGTAGTTTATTTGAATATGTTTATCTTTATTTCTTTCTTTGCGGGTGTAGATATACACTATATTTTATATTTTACTTTAACAGGATTTTTATCATTTATTTTTGTAGTATTGCCTGTTTGGTATGAATATAAGGCGGATATGGGTAATACATTATATTTAATCTTTTCTAATAATTTTTATTTTAAAGTAGCTTTTTTGGTGTTGGCCTTGATATTTTTATCCTCTGTTGTAGGTTTTTTTATTTCAAAATATAACTTGAATATTAGGCTTATTTATTTTTATATATCATTTGTGAGTTCCATTTTGTTAATAGCAGCTTTTTGTTCTAAATTTCTGTCAAAATTTATGAAACCTTATCAAATTAAGAGGTTTTTAGTTTTCTTAGATCCAAATATTGATCTTAAAGGTGCTGGTTGGAATTTAAATCAGGTAAAGATTGCTATTGGTTCTGGCGGTATTTTGGGTAAGGGATTTTTAAAAGGTCCTTATACTCATGCAAATTATGTTCCGTCTCAAAGCACAGATTTTATTTTTTCAATTCTTGCTGAAGAATTTGGTTTTTTAGGCGTAAGTATTGTTTTAGTATTATTTTTTCTTATTTTTTTTAGGATTTTAATAATAATGGATAAAAGCAAAGATAGATATATGTCTTTAATTCTTGCTGGTGTATTGTGTCTTTTATTTTTTCATACTTCTTTTAATATTGGTATGTCTTTAGGTCTCTTACCAATTACAGGTATACCTTTGCCTTTTCTATCTTATGGTGGTTCGTCTACTATTACTTTCTTTTTGGCTATGGCTCTTTACTTTAATATTGAATCTATAGTAACTATGGACTGATAAATTTATATTCTTTTTATATTTTTTTCTTATTATTTTGTCTGTTTTTTTAATAAATTTTTTTGTATATTGTAATTGAGAAGATTTGTTGTTTATCTATGATTTTTTAAGTTGTGAATTTATTATAATGTTTTCATATTGCAAATCTTCAAGTTTATAAGGTGTTGTTATGGGTGAAAAATTAGATAAGGATAGTATTCTTTATAAGAAGAGACATTCGATTGCACATGTCATGGCAGAAGCTGTTCTTGAATTATTTCCAAATACTAAGATTGCTATAGGTCCTCCAATTAAAGATGGTTTTTATTATGATTTTGATTTTGAAAAGCACATTTCAGAAAATGATCTTTTATTAATAGAACAGAAAATGCGAGAAATTTTAAAGACAGGCAGTCCTTTTATAAGAGAAGTTATAACTAGAGAGCAGGCTTTAGTGCTTTTTAAAGATGAACCTTATAAGATAGATTTAATTCAAAATTTTGATGTTACAGATGAGATTACAATATATAAGAGTCATAATTTTACAGATCTTTGTAGAGGTCCTCATGTTGATAATATGAATAAGCTTGATCCAAAAGCATTTAAGTTAACTAGTATAGCTGGTGCTTATTGGCGTGGCGATGAAAAAAATAAAATGTTAAGTCGTATTTATGGAACTTTATGGAATAATGAAAAGGACTTAAAAGCATATCTTACATTGCAGGAAGAGATAAAAAAGAGAGATCATAGAAAGCTTGGTCGTGAACTTGATTTGTTTTCTGTTCATGAGGAGATAGGACCTGGTCTTATTTTTTTCCATCCACATGGTGCTAGAATAAGGGCTTTAATAGAGAATTTTTGGCGAGAAGAGCATTTTAAGAATGGTTATGATATACTTTTTACTCCTCATATTGGTAAATCTTGGATTTGGGAAACCTCTGGTCATTTAGATTTTTATAAAGAGAGTATGTTTGAAAAAATTGAAATGGATAGAAGTGATTATTATGTTAAGCCTATGAATTGTCCATTTCATATTGCAATTTATAATACTGATAAGCATTCTTATAGAGATTTGCCATTTAGGTGGGCTGAACTTGGTACTGTCTATCGTTATGAGAAGATAGGTGCGATTCATGGTACTATGCGTGTTAGAGGTTTTACTCAAGATGATGCACATATTATATGTACTTATGAGCAAGTAAATTTTGAAGTTAGAGAGGTTTTACGTTTTGCTATTGATATGTGGCATAAATTTGGATTTACAAATTTAAAGGCATATCTTTCAACAAAACCTGAAAAAGCTGTTGGAGATGATGATGATTGGAAAATGGCTGTTAAAGTTTTAGAGAAAACCTTGATTGATTTTAATATCGATTTTGATATTGATGAAGGCGGAGGAGCTTTTTATGGGCCCAAAATTGATCTTAAGATAATTGATTCTCTTGGAAGGGCGTGGCAAATGAGTACAATTCAATTTGATTTTAATCTTCCTGCAAGATTTAAGATGACTTATACTGCAGAAGACGGCAAGGAAAAGAGACCCTTTATGATTCATAGGGCGCTTCTTGGTTCTATTGAGAGATTTTTTGGGATTTTAGTGGAGCATTATGGTGGAGCATTTCCTGTATGGTTGGCTCCTCTTCAAGTTGTAATTATTCCTGTAAATAGCATTGTAGAAGAATATGCATTAGAAGTATTGTCTAGATTTCAAAATGAAGGAATTAGAATAAAATTTGATAATTATTGTAATATGAGGATGAATGCAAAAATTAGACAATATCAGTCAAAAAAAGTTCCATATATGTTTATTATTGGAGAGAGAGAAGTGGTAGAAGGAAAGATTTCAATTAGAACTAGAACAAATGAGCAAATTAATGGACTTGAGCTTAAAGAAGCTCTTGAATTTGTGAAGTTAAAGATAAGTAATAAGGAGATCTTATAGCTTGCATAGTAAAAAAATAATTACTCCAAATAAAATAACTTTTCTTAGAATTATATTATCTTTTGTTATTTTATTGATATTATGTTTTGAATATTTGTGGAATTCTTATTTAATTTTAATTTTAATTTGGCTTTTAATTATTTTTAATGAAATTACAGATATTATTGATGGATATATTGCTAGAAAATATGGTTTAGTTAGTAATGTAGGTAAAATTTTAGATCCCTATGCAGATGTGTTGCAACATTTAACATATTTTGTTTTTTTCTTTTATAAAGGTATTACTCCGTATTATTTTTTTGTGATATTTGTATATCGTGAACTTTCTGTTGGTGTTATTAGAAATTTAATTATTCAATTTAATATAATCCAGCAAGCCAGAATTTCAGGTAAAGTAAAATCGTTATTTTATGCTATTGCTGTATTTGCGAGTCTTTTGCTTTATACTTTTGACAAGTTAAAAATTATTACTTTTGTTGACAGTTTTATTAGTTCAATTTTAAATTTAACTTTTAGTTTTTCTTTTATTGTTTCAATAATATATGTTATTTCTGCTTTTATAACTATCATATCATTAATTGATTATGTCATGATATTTTTGGATCTTGGCAAGTATGAGAAGTAATTTATTATTAATATTTATTTGTTTGTTTATTAATTTTTATTCTTATGCTGATGTAAAGCAAATGTTGACCGAAGTTAAGCCTTTAACTATTTCAAGCAAAAATGGAAAAGGAAGCATTTATTTGAAAGTTGACAAGTCTTCTGATTATATTTTGACTTTTGATGTTGCTTTGGGGACAGATTTTGTATATATGGTATATGACGTTTTTAATAAAAAATATATAACAGATAAGATAAGAAAAAATGATGTTAAACTTGCATTGCAAAAGGATGTTCTTTATGCTGTAATTTATGTTACATCAGAGAATGTAAACATTAATTTTACTCTTAATGATTTAGATTTATCAATAATTGGTGAGAGTTCTTTAAAGGCCAAAATATCTAATATAAAAAAACAAAATAAAACTTTTTTATTAAGAGATTTGCCAAGTTTTAAGTTAAGTTCAAGGCTTAAAAAATATATTTTAAAAACCTATAAGCATAATATTTATATTGCGTATCAGGTTGAAGATGATGATACTATTAAAGTTGCTTCATTTATTGAAAATATTGGTTGGTTTGATATCAGTACTGCTGTTAATGATAATATTACCGATATTTCATGTTTTGATTTTGCGATTAATTCTAAAGGGGAATTATATATTGTATTTACTACTAAGAGTACCAGTGATTTTCCTAGTGAACTTATAGTTCGGAAATTTAATAGTCGAAAGTGGATTGATATTAGTCCTAAATTGAGAGAAAATGTTGGTTTTTTAGTAAATATTAGTGTTGATCATAAGGACAATTTGTATGTAGCTTATTTGAAAAAAATTGGTTATGAATATAAAGTCAATTTTATTGTAAATAGAGGATATGGAACTACTTGGAATAGTATTATAGATTCTAATGTGTTTAAAGGTACTGCTGATGTTGATGTCTTAAGTATTGGTGTTATTGCTGAACCTTTTTTAGGAATTTTTTACAATTATAAATTAAATGATTATGTGAATTCTGAATTTATTATTGATAGAGGAAAAACTTGGTCGAATGTGAATATACAATCTGTAAATATGGCAAATTCTGTTAGAATCTTATCTGATGTTAAATCAAATAAGATTATTTTAAGTTATGTAACAAAAGATAGACCTATTGTTAGTATATCTACTCTTCAATGTGATAAATGGCAAAATGTAAGTCCAAATATTAAAATTAAAGGGGTAGTTAGTGATATTTTGAAATATAGTAATGATTTGTTATTAACGTTTGAAGATGATAATAATGTGAGACTTATTTATTTGAATTCTGATAATTGGTATTTTTTAAATGAATCTGAAATTTTTCAAAAATCTGCTTGCAAACCTCAACTTGCACAATATCAAAAAAAAGGATTTGTATTGTCATGTTTAAGCTTAGATTTTAAAGTTTTATTTCTTAAGTTGATTAGATAATAATTCAAAGTATGATTTTTTTTCAATATTATTTTGTAGTTTAAAGTCTTCTATTGTTTTGTAAATTTCTTTCTTAGCAATACTTAATTCATTTT includes:
- the mrdA gene encoding penicillin-binding protein 2, translating into MKLVSGSRYRFGMFLLSFVFFSYLFTLFKMQIGKHLFYDREATVLLSRVEKVSASRGEILDSNFNVLANNLTVFVLKISLEQYYGMSVKDRDEMLNFLSDILGIEKEPILSKIEATRGYLKDVEIIELNPEMLFRIAEKRSYYPALLWTYSFKRNYLVDDSYSHPIGYVGKINQRELRAFYNVKGYDNNSTIGKLGVEQIYDSYIRGKEGLIKYRVDSRERKIDSGSIIEHMIPGHNIVLNINKDIQILAKNTLGKRYGTVVVLKPSTGGVMALHNYPYYSMNDVYNKHSREDYSFLNRAIQSVYPPASIFKLVMATALLEEQVLDKNKKLHCQGYFRVGNRIFHCWNRVGHGYVDLEHAVAHSCNVYFYMVGLKYLGVERIVKYAKEYGFGEKTGIDLPNEVSGLLPSPEWKEKTFSQPWVGGDTVNFSIGQGFLNATPIQIVNMVAMIANEGVIYKPRIVSKILNGNTNEVILENVPELLRKTNIISKRTFRLLKKYMRHVVTYGTAKNSVLTKAVEVIGKTGTGQTGVIGVENSSFVGLAPYNEVSSKQIIIFSFVEGRSNAGMWPAKSVDLMMQGIFAKQSYEDILREYKPWYIR
- the rodA gene encoding rod shape-determining protein RodA codes for the protein MAVFRKSYDSLTLFSLAMISFIGVLLIYSSDYTSNGSLMKIEYIKQIIWVIGGFFVIFVVGRYDLKIIHGMVYPLYFLLVVSLIFTAIFGITVNGAKSWIGIWKLGGQPSEFGKIIVILTLAKFYSSKNEYHNFFAFVFAFMILLPVILFVFLQPDFGTAVVYLNMFIFISFFAGVDIHYILYFTLTGFLSFIFVVLPVWYEYKADMGNTLYLIFSNNFYFKVAFLVLALIFLSSVVGFFISKYNLNIRLIYFYISFVSSILLIAAFCSKFLSKFMKPYQIKRFLVFLDPNIDLKGAGWNLNQVKIAIGSGGILGKGFLKGPYTHANYVPSQSTDFIFSILAEEFGFLGVSIVLVLFFLIFFRILIIMDKSKDRYMSLILAGVLCLLFFHTSFNIGMSLGLLPITGIPLPFLSYGGSSTITFFLAMALYFNIESIVTMD
- the pgsA gene encoding CDP-diacylglycerol--glycerol-3-phosphate 3-phosphatidyltransferase; translation: MHSKKIITPNKITFLRIILSFVILLILCFEYLWNSYLILILIWLLIIFNEITDIIDGYIARKYGLVSNVGKILDPYADVLQHLTYFVFFFYKGITPYYFFVIFVYRELSVGVIRNLIIQFNIIQQARISGKVKSLFYAIAVFASLLLYTFDKLKIITFVDSFISSILNLTFSFSFIVSIIYVISAFITIISLIDYVMIFLDLGKYEK
- the mreC gene encoding rod shape-determining protein MreC encodes the protein MKFLVNFRDFIKVITVLIFATILMFYDTNGSRVKKRDDFFIFTLNSYIQRNMYEFFNFVSSIFKAINEYKDYGETIEAYKKRIQQLEIVIQNVQVLRQENSRLKEQLEFYSEHSNDFISAEIIYLNYANISSLMAINKGYNDGVQKDMIAVAYQDGFSGLVGKVVKVYANTSRILPLTSYENFVSARIQNSKFIGLVEGKGYGEVLEMNYVNKLAENFLKVGDSVVTAGFSDYPGGIYIGRITHFDVLEYNSLLSIKIEPIIILDKLEYVFLIKGDERMKN
- the thrS gene encoding threonine--tRNA ligase — protein: MGEKLDKDSILYKKRHSIAHVMAEAVLELFPNTKIAIGPPIKDGFYYDFDFEKHISENDLLLIEQKMREILKTGSPFIREVITREQALVLFKDEPYKIDLIQNFDVTDEITIYKSHNFTDLCRGPHVDNMNKLDPKAFKLTSIAGAYWRGDEKNKMLSRIYGTLWNNEKDLKAYLTLQEEIKKRDHRKLGRELDLFSVHEEIGPGLIFFHPHGARIRALIENFWREEHFKNGYDILFTPHIGKSWIWETSGHLDFYKESMFEKIEMDRSDYYVKPMNCPFHIAIYNTDKHSYRDLPFRWAELGTVYRYEKIGAIHGTMRVRGFTQDDAHIICTYEQVNFEVREVLRFAIDMWHKFGFTNLKAYLSTKPEKAVGDDDDWKMAVKVLEKTLIDFNIDFDIDEGGGAFYGPKIDLKIIDSLGRAWQMSTIQFDFNLPARFKMTYTAEDGKEKRPFMIHRALLGSIERFFGILVEHYGGAFPVWLAPLQVVIIPVNSIVEEYALEVLSRFQNEGIRIKFDNYCNMRMNAKIRQYQSKKVPYMFIIGEREVVEGKISIRTRTNEQINGLELKEALEFVKLKISNKEIL